In Carya illinoinensis cultivar Pawnee chromosome 10, C.illinoinensisPawnee_v1, whole genome shotgun sequence, one DNA window encodes the following:
- the LOC122279360 gene encoding uncharacterized protein LOC122279360 — MMSRPWVLVCLLLLIVFTSQFEWKQQYGNELEASPNTSQKQRYISDREESVKEKIILSQEKNIQKLNELVRSLREQLVQCRGESEVVNGTVTPLTELLTELERHPILED, encoded by the exons ATGATGTCGCGGCCCTGGGTATTGGTTTGTCTGCTCCTGTTAATTGTATTTACATCACAGTTTGAGTGGAAGCAACAATACGGGAATGAACTGGAAGCAAGTCCAAACACTTCCCAGAAACAGCGTTATATATCTGATAGGGAGGAATCAGTGAAAGAAAAA ATTATACTCTCTCAAGAGAAGAATATTCAGAAACTTAACGAGCTTGTGCGGAGTCTTCGAGAGCAATTGGTACAGTGCAGGGGTGAAAGTGAGGTTGTCAATGGCACAGTGACCCCTTTGACTGAACTTCTAACTGAGCTTGAGCGTCATCCAATCTTGGAGGATTAG
- the LOC122279242 gene encoding secoisolariciresinol dehydrogenase-like translates to MKGANSLLSPIAKRLAGKVALITGGSSGIGESTARLFAHHGAKVIIADIQDELGHDIASTNVDAISYVRCDVTRESDVENAVNIAVSKHGRLDIMFNNAGCSDPAEGKITTFEQEAFNKVISLNVLGSFLGAKHAAKVMIPAKRGNILFNASYASVSHGATSHIYTASKHALVGLTKNLCVELGQYGIRVNCISPFGVATPMTMMGAGVGKKEIEDLISSAANLKGTVLQASDVAKAALFLASDESSYVSGLNLIVDGGYSTTNIAIAESKRKMFT, encoded by the exons ATGAAGGGCGCTAATTCCTTGCTATCTCCCATTGCAAAGAG ATTAGCAGGTAAGGTGGCCTTGATAACCGGAGGTTCTAGTGGAATTGGTGAGAGCACTGCAAGGCTGTTTGCTCACCATGGTGCTAAGGTCATCATTGCCGATATCCAAGATGAGCTTGGTCACGACATAGCTAGCACCAATGTCGATGCCATTTCCTATGTTCGTTGTGATGTCACTAGGGAGTCGGATGTCGAGAATGCTGTCAATATTGCAGTCTCAAAGCATGGCAGACTCGACATAATGTTCAACAACGCAGGGTGTTCGGATCCGGCAGAGGGGAAAATTACAACCTTCGAACAAGAGGCCTTCAACAAAGTTATTAGCTTGAACGTGTTGGGATCATTCCTGGGGGCCAAACATGCAGCCAAAGTAATGATTCCGGCAAAAAGGGGAAACATTTTATTCAATGCAAGCTATGCATCAGTGTCACATGGAGCAACCTCGCACATCTACACGGCATCGAAGCATGCACTGGTAGGACTAACCAAGAATTTGTGCGTGGAGTTGGGGCAATATGGAATTAGAGTAAATTGCATATCACCATTTGGTGTGGCCACACCTATGACAATGATGGGGGCGGGAGTAGGTAAGAAGGAAATAGAAGATTTAATATCCTCAGCAGCAAATTTGAAAGGGACAGTTTTGCAAGCAAGCGATGTGGCCAAGGCAGCATTGTTTTTAGCGAGTGATGAGTCTAGCTACGTGAGTGGGCTTAACCTAATCGTGGACGGCGGTTATAGTACGACCAATATAGCCATTGCAGAGAGCAAACGAAAGATGTTTACTTGA
- the LOC122279359 gene encoding uncharacterized protein LOC122279359, whose protein sequence is MKLKVVGKKLYDYIRYDLKEIAFPSSLPDPPHIKKRRKLAWQERFLVLKEACRLYAASWVRDIGPDLRPNDYKKYEESDDKPDGAKSKTKEKEPSTLEDLAVAARGGMETLRPALQRVYMTRASAYRDALKSFIEGYQEGIQQVMEKKEDSKSQPKSNAPKNPS, encoded by the exons ATGAAGCTGAAGGTTGTGGGCAAGAAACTGTATGATTACATTCGCTATGATCTCAAAGAAATCGCTTTCCCTTCGTCGCTTCCAGATCCCCCCCATATTAAAAAACGGCGTAAACTCGCCTGGCAGGAGCGATTCTTG GTGTTGAAGGAGGCTTGTAGGCTTTATGCTGCGAGCTGGGTACGAGATATCGGTCCGGATCTTCGGCCAAATGATTATAAGAAGTACGAAGAGAGTGATGATAAGCCTGATGGAGCAAAAAGtaagacaaaagaaaaagaaccatcAACGTTGGAAGATTTAg CGGTGGCTGCCAGAGGGGGAATGGAGACATTAAGGCCTGCTTTGCAGCGTGTGTATATGACAAGAGCTTCTGCCTATAGAGATGCGCTCAAAAGTTTCATAGAAGGATATCAAGAAGGCATCCAGCAGGTCATGGAGAAAAAAGAGGATTCTAAATCTCAACCAAAAAGCaatgcacccaaaaatccatctTGA
- the LOC122279240 gene encoding MTOR-associated protein MEAK7 isoform X1, with amino-acid sequence MSIYIKETERQGNRFKDQSKQAMGNAQSPPADSRFASASRAFTKNELENLRSLFLSLAAQSQTNGHFITPSVFKTYFGHRDPLGDRMFDLVSQQRKDQRLTFHDLVIAKATYEKGSKDEIEEFIYHLVDVSGDDILGRSDLKSVLSAMCETIFSEKDTELGLSSHKDIADIFLNAATFSKHVDGSAEKSMSFEDFRNWCTLLPSVRKFLGSLLMPPDPGKLGSQVPCLLHQESVDPNTILLRKEYAWHIGGALSQPELEEWELLYHSAYDGQSFNTFLGNISNDDGPTVLIIMDKEGHIYGGYASKRWERHGDFYGDMKSFLFQLYPKASTFRPSGANKNIQWCAVNFSSEDIPNGIGFGGRVNHFGLFLSATFDQGHTFNCTTFSSPCLSKTSQICPEVIECWRVVPKGAQRRHNAVKGTVLERFKEDRHMLNMVGLANSSE; translated from the exons ATGTCTATATATATCAAAGAAACGGAGAGACAAGGAAACCGGTTCAAAGATCAAAGCAAGCAAGCAATGGGCAATGCTCAGTCACCTCCCGCGGATTCGCGCTTCGCTTCTGCCtccag AGCTTTCACCAAAAATGAACTCGAAAACCTCAGATCCTTGTTCCTGTCTCTGGCTGCCCAATCACAGACCAATGGGCATTTCATCACTCCCTCTGTTTTCAAG ACGTATTTCGGACATCGTGATCCTCTGGGTGACCGAATGTTCGATTTAGTCTCCCAGCAACGCAAGGATCAACGCCTCACCTTTCATGATCTCGTTATTGCGAAA GCGACTTATGAGAAAGGATCGAAAGATGAGATTGAAGAGTTCATTTACCATTTAGTAGACGTATCAGGCGATGACATTTTGGGAAG GTCTGATCTGAAATCTGTTTTAAGTGCAATGTGTGAGACTATATTCTCCGAGAAAGATACTGAACTTGGATTGAGTTCACATAAGGACATTGCAGATATATTTCTTAATGCTGCAACGTTTTCAAAGCATGTTGATGGAAGTGCTGAAAAGAGTATGTCTTTTGAAGATTTCAGAAATTGGTGTACTCTTCTCCCATCTGTCAGGAAGTTCCTTGGAAGTTTGTTAATGCCACCTGATCCAG GGAAACTGGGGTCTCAAGTTCCTTGTCTACTGCATCAGGAGAGTGTTGATCCTAACACGATCCTATTGAGGAAGGAATATGCTTGGCATATAGGAGGAGCCCTTTCGCAGCCAGAGCTGGAGGAATGGGAACTTTTATACCATAGTGCTTATGATGGCCAAAGTTTCAACACATTCCTGGGCAACATATC AAATGATGATGGCCCGACTGTGTTGATTATTATGGATAAAGAGGGCCACATATATGGAGGTTATGCTTCTAAGCGTTGGGAGAGGCATGGTGATTTCTATGGAGACAtgaaatcttttctttttcagctATATCCAAAGGCATCCACATTCAGGCCTAGTGGAGCAAACAAGAATATACAGTGG TGTGCCGTGAATTTCAGTTCAGAGGACATCCCAAATGGCATTGGTTTTGGGGGACGAGTGAATCACTTTGGTCTCTTTCTCTCTGCAACCTTCGATCAGGGGCATACATTCAACTGTACCACATTTAGTAGTCCTTGCCTTTCTAAGACCAGTCAAATATGCCCAGAAGTGATAGAATGCTGGAGGGTTGTCCCAAAAGGTGCACAGAGAAGGCATAATGCTGTCAAAGGTACTGTATTAGAAAGGTTTAAGGAAGATCGCCATATGCTCAACATGGTTGGGCTTGCAAATTCTAGCGAGTGA
- the LOC122279240 gene encoding uncharacterized protein LOC122279240 isoform X2 codes for MSIYIKETERQGNRFKDQSKQAMGNAQSPPADSRFASASRAFTKNELENLRSLFLSLAAQSQTNGHFITPSVFKTYFGHRDPLGDRMFDLVSQQRKDQRLTFHDLVIAKATYEKGSKDEIEEFIYHLVDVSGDDILGRSDLKSVLSAMCETIFSEKDTELGLSSHKDIADIFLNAATFSKHVDGSAEKSMSFEDFRNWCTLLPSVRKFLGSLLMPPDPGKLGSQVPCLLHQESVDPNTILLRKEYAWHIGGALSQPELEEWELLYHSAYDGQSFNTFLGNISF; via the exons ATGTCTATATATATCAAAGAAACGGAGAGACAAGGAAACCGGTTCAAAGATCAAAGCAAGCAAGCAATGGGCAATGCTCAGTCACCTCCCGCGGATTCGCGCTTCGCTTCTGCCtccag AGCTTTCACCAAAAATGAACTCGAAAACCTCAGATCCTTGTTCCTGTCTCTGGCTGCCCAATCACAGACCAATGGGCATTTCATCACTCCCTCTGTTTTCAAG ACGTATTTCGGACATCGTGATCCTCTGGGTGACCGAATGTTCGATTTAGTCTCCCAGCAACGCAAGGATCAACGCCTCACCTTTCATGATCTCGTTATTGCGAAA GCGACTTATGAGAAAGGATCGAAAGATGAGATTGAAGAGTTCATTTACCATTTAGTAGACGTATCAGGCGATGACATTTTGGGAAG GTCTGATCTGAAATCTGTTTTAAGTGCAATGTGTGAGACTATATTCTCCGAGAAAGATACTGAACTTGGATTGAGTTCACATAAGGACATTGCAGATATATTTCTTAATGCTGCAACGTTTTCAAAGCATGTTGATGGAAGTGCTGAAAAGAGTATGTCTTTTGAAGATTTCAGAAATTGGTGTACTCTTCTCCCATCTGTCAGGAAGTTCCTTGGAAGTTTGTTAATGCCACCTGATCCAG GGAAACTGGGGTCTCAAGTTCCTTGTCTACTGCATCAGGAGAGTGTTGATCCTAACACGATCCTATTGAGGAAGGAATATGCTTGGCATATAGGAGGAGCCCTTTCGCAGCCAGAGCTGGAGGAATGGGAACTTTTATACCATAGTGCTTATGATGGCCAAAGTTTCAACACATTCCTGGGCAACATATC CTTCTAG
- the LOC122279485 gene encoding protein FAR1-RELATED SEQUENCE 5-like: protein MFFDINEDLEGTTVVPDDEVQVEPPRSGLEFDSEKELVAYYKQYAKQEDFGVRTQRTKRDDDGKPVYLTIGCARSGKYHPKPNNNMSKPRATTKTGCKAKVNAALNKNGKWVITTTENSHNHITVSPKKSRLLRSHKHLDQYSQKILELNDRAGIRMNKNFYSLVVDAGGYENLAFQEQDCRNYIDKARYLRLGKGGSDALNEYFKRMRDQNDGFVSNMDVDDEGRLRNVFWADARSRAAYEYFGDVVSFDTTYLTNRYGMPFAPFVGVNHHGQSILFGAGLLSSEDTHSFVWLFRMWLDCMKGRAPKSIITDQDRAMKNAIAIVFPETRHRYCLWHIMRKLPEKLGSHAKFNLGLKTDIHSALYDSQTTLDFEESWGQLLEKYDLFGNNWLQSLYEERSFWVPVFLKSKESGGRDNG from the exons ATGTTCTTTGACATAAATGAAGATTTGGAGGGTACCACTGTTGTCCCGGATGATGAGGTACAAGTTGAACCACCAAGATCCGGGTTGGAGTTTGACAGTGAGAAAGAGCTTGTGGCGTACTATAAGCAGTACGCCAAGCAAGAggattttggtgtaaggacacAGAGGACCAAAAGAGATGATGATGGGAAGCCTGTGTATCTGACTATTGGTTGTGCCCGTAGTGGAAAGTACCATCCTAAGCCAAACAATAATATGTCGAAGCCACGGGCAACCACTAAAACGGGTTGTAAGGCCAAGGTAAATGCAGCGCTGAACAAAAATGGGAAATGGGTGATCACCACTACTGAGAATTCTCACAACCATATTACTGTGAGCCCCAAGAAAAGTAGACTACTGCGATCTCACAAACACCTAGATCAATATAGTCAAAAGATCTTGGAGCTGAATGATAGAGCCGGAATACGAATGAATAAGAACTTTTATTCTCTTGTTGTTGACGCGGGGGGTTATGAGAATCTAGCTTTTCAAGAACAAGATTGTAGGAATTACATTGACAAAGCTAGATATTTAAGGTTGGGCAAAGGAGGTAGTGATGCACTTAATGAGTATTTCAAGAGAATGAGAGATCAGAATGATGGCTTCGTTTCTAATATGGACGTGGATGATGAGGGAAGGCTACGGAATgtgttttgggctgatgcacgtAGTCGAGCCGCCTATGAGTATTTTGGAGACGTTGTATCATTTGATACAACGTACCTAACAAATAGGTACGGTATGCCTTTTGCTCCATTCGTGGGAGTTAATCATCATGGGCAGTCCATACTATTCGGGGCGGGATTGCTATCAAGCGAGGACACACATTCCTTTGTTTGGTTGTTCCGGATGTGGTTGGATTGCATGAAGGGTAGGGCGCCGAAGTCTATCATAACCGACCAAGATAGAGCAATGAAGAATGCGATTGCTATTGTATTCCCTGAAACTCGCCATAGATATTGTTTATGGCATATCATGCGCAAACTTCCTGAGAAGTTAGGATCGCACGCCAAATTCAACCTTGGGTTGAAGACTGATATCCATTCGGCATTATATGATTCACAGACCACCTTGGATTTTGAGGAGAGTTGGGGTCAACTACTTGAAAAGTATGATCTATTCGGCAACAATTGGCTTCAGTCCTTATATGAGGAAAGGTCCTTTTGGGTTCCTGTTTTCCTGAAGAGT AAAGAAAGTGGAGGTCGAGACAACGGCTGA